The Hymenobacter sp. GOD-10R genome includes a window with the following:
- the hrpB gene encoding ATP-dependent helicase HrpB: MLPDLPIRAAIPELLATLGTTNCAVLQAPPGAGKTTVVPLALLEADWMPANGRIIVLEPRRLAARAAAARMASLLGEPVGQTVGYRVRLESKISSKTRIEVATEVILTRMLQDDPALEGVAAVLFDEFHERSLQADLGLALALDAQAVLRPDLRLLIMSATLEAERLGAWLQAPIVRSAGLQHPVATHYLAPARMAAASNRPHERLSALTPTTVREALAQHAGDVLVFLPGLADQRRTAERLAGSLPNTVDVHVLHGELPAEQQDAALRPSPAGRRKVVLATSIAETSLTIEGVQVVVDGGYARVPHFEPRTGLTSLETVLVSQAAADQRRGRAGRLGPGTCYRLWTEAEHALHPAHLPPEILTADLSGLALELALWGVHDAASLRWLDAPPAASLAQARDLLVRLGALLPTGKPTEHGRALAGLGLVPRLGHLVVRGKEAGHGATACALAALLTERDLLRLPDGATTPPDLRLRLEAVVTGRAPLPGLTPDQGALHRVREAAAVLRHRANIGNTAPVPDAAGLLAALAYPDRLAQRETPERVRLVTGQRAILPAEYFGRDDVFFAVAHLDGPPHAPRAALAAPIDRAELEEHFANLIETSEEVTWDATAGRVVARRRRRFGALNLSETSLANPNPEAVMAALLEGLRVGGLSKLPWTDEAQQLRMRLAFVHNLAPAEWPDVADEALLAALEEWLGPYLRGVKSLAEVNRLDLRQALLVWLPGGWSQQQELDRLAPAQLAVPTGSRITLDYTDPTAPVLAVRLQEVFGLLDTPVVGGGRVPLTMQLLSPGYRPVQVTRDLRSFWANGYFEVRKDMRGRYPKHYWPDNPLEAEPMRGTRKQNGLK; encoded by the coding sequence ATGCTCCCCGACCTTCCCATCCGGGCCGCCATCCCAGAACTACTCGCCACGCTAGGCACCACCAACTGCGCAGTGCTGCAAGCGCCGCCGGGCGCGGGCAAAACCACAGTGGTACCGCTGGCGCTGCTGGAAGCCGACTGGATGCCCGCCAACGGCCGCATCATTGTGCTGGAGCCGCGCCGGTTAGCCGCGCGCGCCGCTGCCGCACGCATGGCTAGCCTGCTGGGTGAACCGGTGGGGCAAACCGTAGGCTACCGGGTGCGCTTGGAAAGCAAGATTTCTAGCAAGACTCGCATTGAAGTTGCCACGGAAGTTATCCTGACGCGCATGTTGCAGGACGATCCGGCGCTGGAGGGAGTAGCCGCCGTCCTCTTCGACGAATTTCACGAGCGAAGCCTGCAAGCCGACCTAGGCCTAGCCCTCGCGTTGGATGCGCAAGCAGTGTTGCGACCCGATTTGCGCCTGCTGATCATGAGTGCTACGCTAGAAGCCGAGCGACTAGGCGCCTGGCTGCAAGCGCCAATAGTACGCAGCGCCGGCTTGCAGCATCCCGTAGCTACCCACTACCTAGCTCCTGCCCGGATGGCTGCTGCCAGCAACCGCCCCCACGAGCGACTCTCTGCCCTGACGCCCACTACTGTGCGGGAAGCCTTGGCTCAACATGCCGGCGACGTCTTGGTGTTCCTGCCAGGCCTGGCCGACCAGCGCCGCACCGCCGAGCGCCTAGCGGGCTCTCTACCGAACACCGTTGATGTGCACGTGTTGCACGGCGAGCTCCCCGCCGAGCAACAGGATGCCGCGCTGCGACCTTCGCCAGCAGGTCGGCGCAAAGTGGTTTTGGCCACCAGCATCGCCGAAACCAGTTTGACCATCGAAGGCGTGCAGGTGGTGGTTGATGGCGGCTATGCCCGGGTGCCACACTTCGAGCCGCGCACGGGGTTAACTTCCCTAGAGACGGTACTAGTGAGCCAAGCCGCAGCCGACCAACGGCGGGGCCGTGCTGGCCGCCTAGGTCCCGGTACTTGCTACCGCCTCTGGACGGAGGCGGAACACGCGTTGCACCCTGCCCACCTTCCGCCCGAAATCCTCACCGCCGACCTGAGCGGACTGGCCTTGGAGCTAGCTCTCTGGGGTGTGCACGATGCCGCTAGCCTGCGTTGGCTCGATGCTCCACCGGCTGCATCCCTAGCCCAAGCGCGCGATTTGCTGGTGCGCCTCGGGGCTTTGCTCCCGACCGGCAAACCCACTGAGCATGGCCGCGCGCTGGCAGGCCTAGGTCTGGTGCCACGCTTGGGCCACTTGGTGGTGCGGGGCAAAGAAGCAGGGCACGGAGCTACGGCCTGCGCGCTCGCGGCGCTCCTCACCGAGCGTGACTTGCTGCGCTTGCCGGATGGCGCCACCACGCCGCCCGATTTGCGGTTGCGGTTAGAAGCCGTCGTCACGGGACGGGCCCCACTACCGGGCCTTACGCCTGACCAAGGAGCGCTGCACCGAGTGCGCGAAGCTGCCGCCGTGCTGCGCCACCGGGCGAATATCGGAAATACTGCCCCAGTGCCTGACGCGGCGGGTCTGCTCGCTGCACTTGCTTACCCCGACCGCTTGGCGCAGCGCGAAACACCGGAGCGCGTGCGGCTCGTGACGGGGCAACGCGCTATTCTGCCCGCCGAGTATTTTGGGCGCGATGATGTCTTTTTTGCCGTGGCTCACCTTGACGGCCCGCCCCATGCCCCGCGGGCTGCTCTGGCCGCTCCCATCGACCGCGCCGAGCTAGAAGAGCACTTCGCTAACCTTATCGAAACCAGTGAGGAAGTAACCTGGGATGCTACCGCCGGCCGGGTCGTCGCACGCCGCCGCCGTCGGTTCGGGGCGCTCAATTTGTCGGAAACCTCTCTCGCCAACCCTAACCCAGAAGCAGTGATGGCGGCGCTGCTGGAGGGGCTGCGGGTAGGTGGCCTGAGTAAGCTACCATGGACCGATGAGGCGCAGCAGCTGCGTATGCGGTTAGCTTTTGTGCACAACCTAGCTCCGGCCGAGTGGCCCGATGTAGCCGATGAGGCGCTGCTTGCTGCCCTAGAAGAGTGGCTCGGGCCTTACTTACGCGGCGTGAAGTCGCTGGCAGAAGTGAACCGGCTTGATTTACGCCAGGCGCTGCTCGTTTGGTTACCAGGCGGCTGGAGTCAGCAGCAAGAGCTCGACCGTTTGGCTCCAGCCCAGCTCGCCGTGCCCACCGGCTCGCGCATCACCCTCGACTACACCGACCCTACCGCCCCAGTATTGGCGGTGCGCTTGCAGGAGGTATTTGGCCTGCTTGATACGCCGGTGGTGGGCGGCGGGCGGGTGCCCCTCACCATGCAGTTGTTGTCACCGGGCTACCGACCGGTGCAGGTCACGCGGGATTTGCGCAGCTTCTGGGCTAATGGCTACTTCGAGGTCCGCAAAGACATGCGCGGCCGCTACCCCAAGCATTATTGGCCTGACAACCCCTTGGAAGCCGAACCCATGCGTGGCACCCGCAAGCAGAATGGGCTGAAGTAA
- a CDS encoding MarR family winged helix-turn-helix transcriptional regulator, translating to MSDQSEAAYLAVELRTVLFRLIKKLRSQSPTHGKMSLTERSVLKLLDQHQQLLPTELAAMEKVTTQAMSQILKHLAELGYITRQPSGIDKRKVGVALSEQGRALLQDVRLEVDEWLHVALQEACSPQERASLHQAMPILTKLVDL from the coding sequence ATGAGTGATCAATCTGAAGCGGCATATCTGGCAGTCGAGCTGCGCACGGTACTATTCCGACTGATTAAAAAGCTGCGCAGCCAATCACCAACGCACGGCAAGATGTCGCTCACGGAGCGGTCGGTGCTCAAGCTACTCGATCAACATCAGCAACTGCTCCCCACCGAGCTAGCGGCGATGGAGAAAGTAACTACCCAGGCCATGTCACAGATTTTGAAGCATCTAGCAGAGCTAGGATACATCACGCGGCAGCCATCGGGAATTGACAAGCGCAAGGTGGGTGTTGCGCTATCGGAACAAGGGCGTGCCTTGCTACAGGACGTGCGGCTCGAGGTAGATGAGTGGCTGCACGTTGCCTTGCAAGAGGCCTGCTCACCGCAGGAACGAGCTAGCTTACATCAAGCGATGCCCATCCTGACAAAACTAGTTGATCTATAG
- a CDS encoding MFS transporter: MTSDTFRAFRSRNYRLFFAGQSLSLLGTWMQKTAVSWVIYSLTHSKFMLGVSVFATLFPAAMFSFLGGGVADRYQRYRVLLLTQVLSMVQALLLTLLVFFRPNGVWGIVALSVVLGIINAFDVPVRQSLVPELVDDKQDLPNALALNSAMVTLAQLLGPAFAGFALEKLGAVACFGLNAVSFVAVIGSLLSLKLPAYVPKPRTKSMLEELQEGLHYVAATPAVRHIIVMLMLISLFVLPFTTLLPVYAKDIFHGNATTFGMLEGAVGLGAFIGAFFLASRQPGTNLKKLLAVNTFILGVGLLVYSHMSWYVLALLSLVFGAFGMVTQLTISNTLLQTTVPLALRGRVLSLYVLAYAGLLPLGSLLVGAVSQRIGVQNTVLAEGIMAVLIGLLHVLALRREKLAQQASPLPIQATPEVAL; the protein is encoded by the coding sequence ATGACCTCAGATACTTTTCGCGCCTTTCGCAGCCGCAATTACCGCTTATTCTTCGCCGGGCAGTCCCTCTCCTTGCTGGGCACCTGGATGCAGAAGACGGCGGTTAGTTGGGTAATATATTCGCTTACACACTCCAAGTTTATGCTAGGGGTGAGCGTGTTTGCCACGCTCTTTCCGGCGGCTATGTTCTCCTTCCTAGGTGGGGGCGTGGCCGACCGTTACCAGCGCTACCGCGTTCTGCTGCTAACCCAGGTACTATCAATGGTGCAGGCACTGCTACTCACGCTGCTGGTCTTTTTTCGGCCCAATGGCGTTTGGGGAATCGTGGCGTTGAGCGTGGTGCTCGGCATCATCAATGCGTTCGATGTGCCCGTGCGGCAATCGCTCGTGCCGGAGTTGGTCGATGACAAGCAGGATTTGCCCAATGCGCTGGCGCTAAATTCGGCCATGGTAACGCTGGCCCAATTGCTCGGTCCGGCCTTTGCTGGCTTTGCGCTGGAAAAGCTAGGCGCCGTAGCGTGTTTTGGCTTGAATGCCGTAAGCTTTGTGGCTGTTATCGGCTCTCTTTTGTCACTGAAGCTGCCAGCGTACGTGCCTAAGCCGCGCACGAAGAGCATGCTGGAAGAGCTACAAGAAGGCCTCCACTACGTAGCTGCCACGCCCGCCGTGCGGCATATTATCGTTATGCTAATGCTGATTAGCTTGTTTGTGCTGCCTTTTACTACGCTGCTGCCCGTGTATGCGAAGGACATTTTTCACGGCAACGCCACCACGTTCGGCATGTTGGAGGGGGCAGTAGGGCTAGGTGCCTTTATCGGCGCCTTTTTTCTAGCCTCACGCCAGCCGGGTACGAACCTGAAAAAGCTACTCGCCGTGAACACCTTTATTCTGGGCGTGGGACTGCTGGTGTACTCGCATATGTCGTGGTACGTGCTAGCCTTGCTGTCACTCGTGTTTGGCGCTTTTGGAATGGTAACGCAGCTCACCATCAGCAACACGCTCCTGCAAACTACCGTGCCGCTGGCCTTGCGCGGCCGGGTGCTGAGCTTGTATGTACTGGCTTATGCAGGATTGCTACCGCTGGGCAGCTTGCTGGTAGGGGCAGTGTCGCAGCGTATTGGTGTGCAAAACACCGTGTTGGCGGAAGGAATTATGGCCGTGCTGATCGGACTGTTGCACGTGCTTGCGCTACGCCGAGAGAAGTTAGCACAGCAAGCGTCACCGCTGCCTATCCAAGCTACACCTGAAGTGGCCTTGTAG
- a CDS encoding isochorismatase family protein — MITALDHSTALVLIDLQNGILQLPVVDSTDTVLANANKLIAAFRQAALPIILVNVDPTQAVQYLRAEAKRPGGNLTITPEWLALAPMLNTEPSDVRITKPTWGAFSNPSFDEELKKRKVTGIVLAGISTSIGVESTARTAFERGYNITFAQDAMTDMVASAQANSLKVIFPRIGEVDTTENIVNMLGALNTVA, encoded by the coding sequence ATGATAACTGCCCTCGATCATAGCACAGCGCTCGTTTTGATTGATTTGCAAAACGGCATCTTGCAACTGCCTGTCGTAGATTCTACTGATACGGTGTTGGCAAACGCGAACAAGCTTATTGCCGCTTTTCGGCAAGCGGCGCTTCCTATTATTCTCGTAAACGTAGATCCGACTCAAGCAGTGCAGTACCTACGTGCCGAGGCAAAACGGCCAGGCGGAAACCTTACTATTACGCCCGAATGGCTTGCTTTAGCTCCCATGCTTAATACTGAGCCAAGTGACGTTCGTATCACTAAGCCTACCTGGGGCGCATTCTCCAACCCTAGCTTTGATGAAGAACTGAAGAAGCGCAAGGTGACAGGTATTGTGTTAGCAGGTATTAGCACCAGCATCGGAGTGGAAAGCACAGCTCGGACGGCCTTTGAGCGTGGCTACAACATCACGTTTGCCCAAGATGCCATGACGGATATGGTAGCTAGTGCGCAGGCAAATAGCCTGAAAGTTATCTTCCCACGCATCGGCGAAGTCGATACGACCGAGAACATTGTCAACATGCTGGGTGCGCTTAACACAGTTGCTTGA
- a CDS encoding rhodanese-like domain-containing protein — MLPELTPEALHARLQQGEAIQLIDVREPEEYAYCRIEGSQLIPLGEIAQRAEEIDPDQPTVLICHHGVRSMQALAYLQHRHGLTNLLNLRGGIHAWSLRVDPTVAVY; from the coding sequence ATGCTCCCTGAACTCACGCCCGAAGCCCTTCACGCCCGGCTCCAACAGGGAGAAGCCATTCAGCTAATCGACGTGCGCGAGCCGGAGGAATACGCCTACTGTCGCATCGAAGGCAGCCAGCTTATCCCGTTAGGAGAAATTGCGCAGCGCGCCGAAGAAATTGACCCCGACCAGCCTACGGTGCTCATCTGCCACCACGGCGTGCGGTCCATGCAGGCCCTAGCCTACCTTCAGCACCGGCATGGCCTGACTAACCTGCTGAACCTACGCGGTGGCATTCATGCCTGGAGCCTGCGCGTCGACCCAACTGTGGCGGTGTATTAA
- the pnuC gene encoding nicotinamide riboside transporter PnuC has translation MLQSLYDFWVAAAGSTPLEWVAVLTGIACVWLAARESLWNFPVAIVSCGLYVVVYHGARLYADRNLQVLFILMSLYGWYEWLYGGARKTELKVSRTRPFEWVLLLVGVALFTFGFGYYLQHYTDDSLPHWDSLTTAISLAAQYLMMRKRLENWWLWILVDALYVPILWHKELYPTSGLYAVYLVLATYGYLEWRRAEAKAKADSITSAPLPVS, from the coding sequence GTGCTTCAGTCGCTGTATGATTTTTGGGTTGCCGCTGCCGGCAGCACACCGCTCGAGTGGGTGGCAGTGCTCACCGGTATAGCATGCGTGTGGCTCGCCGCCCGCGAGTCGCTGTGGAATTTTCCGGTGGCTATTGTTAGCTGTGGGCTATATGTTGTTGTGTACCATGGCGCACGGCTATACGCTGACCGCAATTTGCAGGTGTTATTTATTCTGATGAGCCTGTACGGATGGTACGAATGGCTGTATGGCGGCGCTCGCAAGACCGAACTGAAAGTGTCGCGCACGCGGCCCTTCGAGTGGGTGCTACTACTGGTAGGCGTGGCGTTATTTACCTTCGGCTTTGGCTACTACCTCCAGCACTACACCGACGATTCGCTACCGCACTGGGATAGTCTGACCACTGCCATTAGCCTAGCTGCCCAGTACCTGATGATGCGCAAGCGCTTGGAAAACTGGTGGCTCTGGATTCTCGTCGATGCCTTGTACGTGCCTATTCTGTGGCACAAAGAGCTATACCCAACCAGTGGCTTGTACGCCGTGTACTTGGTGCTGGCTACGTATGGCTACCTAGAGTGGCGCCGTGCCGAGGCGAAGGCCAAAGCTGATTCAATAACCAGCGCGCCGCTGCCCGTTTCCTAA
- a CDS encoding ATP-binding protein produces the protein MIRVAITGPESTGKSTLSRQLAEHYGTTWVPEYARVYLDEHGPHYTLADLEEIARGQLAAEEATAAGAHRVVFVDTDLLVIKIWAEHAFGQCPAWILQKLAEQHHDLTLLLNIDLPWEPDPLREHPHMREYFYTLYQQELQKLGIPFAEISGSGEQRLARACALVDKLLADSASSS, from the coding sequence ATGATACGCGTCGCCATCACCGGCCCCGAGTCAACGGGCAAATCGACCTTAAGTCGGCAGCTAGCCGAGCACTATGGCACGACGTGGGTACCCGAGTACGCCCGCGTGTACCTCGACGAGCACGGCCCCCACTACACCTTAGCCGACCTAGAAGAAATTGCCCGCGGCCAGCTCGCCGCCGAGGAAGCCACCGCTGCTGGCGCCCACCGCGTGGTATTCGTCGATACCGATTTGCTGGTGATAAAGATCTGGGCGGAACACGCGTTTGGCCAGTGTCCCGCCTGGATTCTGCAAAAGCTAGCCGAGCAGCACCACGACCTAACCTTGCTGCTCAACATCGACCTTCCTTGGGAGCCGGACCCCTTGCGCGAACACCCGCACATGCGGGAGTATTTCTACACGTTGTACCAGCAGGAGCTACAAAAGCTAGGTATTCCTTTTGCCGAAATCAGTGGTTCGGGGGAGCAGCGGCTGGCGCGGGCTTGTGCGTTGGTGGATAAGTTGCTCGCCGATTCTGCGTCGTCATCGTAA
- a CDS encoding aldose 1-epimerase family protein, whose product MTYSLENDQCRVGVQTQGAELSSFVRKDLGNLEYMWQADPAVWARHAPVLFPIVGRLPQDTYQYKGQSYKLSQHGFARDQEFTLAQQTADTLIFELRADEKSRAVYPFDFVLRISYRLKDTTLTVGWEVQNPASEELLFSIGAHPAFRCPLLPGEQFEDYYFAFDAPETFERYLLEGGLLNGETEPALTNATELPLTYELFAQDALVLKKFDFSKLALRKYGSERAVSMRFDGFPYLGLWTKGPGAEFVCIEPWQGIASSVGDSGELADKEGILTLAPRQNFTAEYTITVE is encoded by the coding sequence ATGACCTACTCTCTCGAAAACGACCAATGCCGCGTTGGGGTGCAAACCCAAGGCGCTGAGCTCAGCAGCTTTGTCCGCAAAGACCTCGGCAACCTCGAATACATGTGGCAGGCTGACCCCGCTGTGTGGGCGCGGCATGCGCCGGTGCTGTTTCCCATCGTGGGGCGGTTGCCGCAGGATACGTACCAGTACAAGGGCCAGTCGTACAAACTCTCGCAACACGGCTTTGCCCGCGACCAGGAGTTTACCCTAGCCCAGCAAACCGCTGATACGCTCATATTCGAGCTGCGCGCTGATGAAAAAAGCCGCGCTGTGTATCCCTTCGATTTTGTGCTGCGCATTTCGTATCGGCTGAAGGATACCACCCTTACTGTAGGTTGGGAAGTGCAGAATCCCGCCAGCGAGGAACTGCTGTTTAGCATCGGGGCGCACCCAGCTTTTCGGTGCCCACTGCTGCCCGGCGAGCAGTTCGAGGACTACTACTTTGCCTTCGATGCACCCGAAACGTTCGAGCGCTACTTGCTGGAAGGTGGCTTGCTCAACGGCGAAACCGAACCCGCGCTGACCAATGCCACCGAGCTGCCGCTCACCTACGAGCTGTTCGCTCAAGATGCGCTGGTGCTGAAGAAGTTTGATTTCTCAAAACTAGCCCTGCGAAAATATGGTTCGGAACGCGCCGTGAGCATGCGCTTCGATGGATTCCCCTACCTAGGTCTCTGGACGAAAGGGCCCGGCGCCGAATTTGTCTGCATCGAGCCGTGGCAAGGTATTGCTAGCTCCGTGGGCGACTCAGGCGAGCTAGCCGATAAGGAAGGCATCTTGACCCTAGCTCCTAGGCAGAACTTCACGGCCGAATACACGATAACGGTGGAGTAG
- a CDS encoding GNAT family N-acetyltransferase — MPSLVTIRTIQPEDTYWLRHSVLWPEKPLDYVKIAEDNEGLHFGAFQEEQLVGVISLFVNGEAARFRKFAVDPRYQRLGIGSELLTRVMQEASQQGARTIACDARQEATGLYYKFGMLPEGPEFYKGPIAYVRMQKALP; from the coding sequence ATGCCTTCTCTCGTTACTATTCGCACAATTCAGCCCGAGGACACGTACTGGCTGCGGCATTCGGTGCTGTGGCCCGAGAAGCCGCTTGACTACGTCAAGATTGCGGAAGACAACGAAGGCTTACACTTCGGTGCCTTTCAGGAAGAACAGTTAGTAGGAGTCATCTCCTTGTTCGTGAATGGCGAGGCTGCGCGGTTTCGGAAGTTCGCCGTCGATCCTCGCTACCAACGCCTAGGTATTGGCTCGGAATTGCTGACGCGGGTGATGCAAGAAGCTTCACAACAAGGTGCCCGCACTATTGCATGTGATGCGCGCCAAGAAGCAACCGGTTTGTACTATAAGTTCGGTATGCTGCCAGAAGGCCCCGAGTTCTACAAAGGCCCTATTGCCTACGTACGCATGCAGAAGGCACTACCGTAG
- a CDS encoding TonB-dependent receptor encodes MKHFFLSGAALLALPLSTWAQGPVSGSVTDARTGATLPGATVLLDGAPVSTAADANGAFTVPSVPAGPHELRITFIGYQALVRRIEGQPTAQQLTLSLQPSGVLTGEALVTASRANERTATAYTNLSRQDLAKRNFGQDLPYLLDQTPSVVVNSDAGAGVGYTDIRIRGTSNTGINMTINGVPLNDPESHGSFLVNLPDLASSVNSLQVQRGVGTSQNGGAAFGASINISTLDVRREAYAETQNTYGSYNTWRNNVSFGTGLLGGHFMVDGRLSRVASDGYMNRGSSDLKSYYFSAGYQAKNTLLKFITFSGREKTYQAWNGVPEPAITGNRALLQNYIDNGELSEADAARVLQEGRRYSYYTYDNQTDNYQQNHYQLHLSQGLGENWNIGAALHLTRGFGYYENYRTNRRFSAYNLANVVIGGDTITRTNLIDRKWLDNYFYGGTFALNYQPRDNDKLQATFGGAWNRFDNDHYGEVIWAQYASNGNIRHRYYFNDATKTDYNAYARATWQVLPKLGVYGDVQVRHITYNINGIEDDQNDVTTRARYTFFNPKAGATYALAEGQQLYASFAVGQREPIRADFTDRPAGDQTAKAERLNDFEAGYRLNRSDANLLGQRTALRLEANYFYMHYRNQLVATGQLNDVGTALRTNVARSYRTGLELTGSASANDKISLSSTITVSRNRILGYRDVTYDADYNPVVAEARTSTISYSPSVVSAHTLEGQPLKGLRVALLYKTVSRQYLDNSANYGRRIMPYQVMDFRVRYSIHPTFVKEIELGLLVNNVLNRKYVANGYTYSYLGASGGLDTFNWYFPQATRNVLASVGVKF; translated from the coding sequence TTGAAACACTTCTTCCTTTCGGGCGCGGCGCTTCTGGCGCTACCGCTTTCGACTTGGGCACAAGGACCCGTGTCGGGCTCCGTGACAGACGCTCGTACGGGTGCCACGTTGCCGGGCGCTACTGTGCTGCTAGATGGCGCACCCGTTTCCACAGCTGCGGATGCTAATGGGGCTTTTACGGTACCTAGCGTACCCGCTGGCCCGCACGAACTGCGTATCACCTTCATCGGGTACCAAGCCCTTGTCCGCCGTATTGAAGGCCAGCCCACGGCTCAACAACTCACGCTCAGCCTACAGCCAAGCGGGGTGCTGACCGGCGAAGCCCTCGTGACGGCCTCGCGTGCCAACGAGCGCACCGCTACCGCTTACACCAACCTCAGCCGCCAAGACCTAGCCAAGCGCAACTTCGGCCAAGATCTACCTTACCTGCTCGACCAAACGCCATCGGTGGTGGTAAACTCCGACGCCGGCGCGGGCGTGGGCTACACGGATATTCGCATTCGAGGCACGAGCAACACGGGCATCAACATGACCATCAACGGGGTGCCGTTGAACGACCCCGAGTCGCACGGTTCCTTCCTCGTGAACCTGCCCGACCTAGCTTCGTCGGTGAACAGCTTGCAAGTGCAGCGCGGCGTAGGTACCAGCCAGAACGGCGGCGCGGCGTTTGGCGCCAGCATCAATATCTCGACCCTCGATGTGCGCCGCGAGGCCTACGCCGAAACCCAGAACACCTACGGCTCCTATAACACGTGGCGCAACAACGTGTCGTTCGGAACGGGATTGCTCGGCGGGCACTTCATGGTCGATGGGCGTTTGTCGCGCGTGGCTTCGGATGGCTACATGAACCGAGGTTCCTCGGATCTAAAGTCCTACTATTTCTCAGCCGGCTATCAGGCCAAGAACACGCTGCTGAAGTTTATCACCTTCTCAGGCCGCGAGAAAACCTATCAGGCCTGGAACGGCGTGCCCGAGCCTGCCATCACCGGCAACCGGGCGCTGTTGCAGAACTACATCGACAACGGCGAGTTGAGCGAGGCCGACGCGGCGCGGGTGCTGCAAGAAGGCCGGCGCTACAGCTACTACACCTACGATAACCAAACCGATAACTACCAGCAGAATCACTATCAACTGCACCTTTCGCAGGGGCTAGGAGAGAATTGGAATATTGGAGCCGCGCTGCACCTTACGCGGGGCTTCGGCTACTACGAAAACTACCGCACGAATCGGCGTTTTTCGGCTTATAACCTAGCTAATGTGGTTATCGGCGGCGACACCATCACGCGCACCAACCTCATTGACCGCAAGTGGCTCGATAACTACTTCTACGGTGGCACCTTCGCGCTCAACTACCAACCCCGCGACAACGACAAGCTGCAAGCAACCTTCGGCGGCGCTTGGAACCGCTTCGACAACGACCACTACGGCGAGGTGATTTGGGCGCAGTACGCTTCTAACGGCAACATCCGCCACCGCTACTACTTCAACGACGCTACTAAAACCGACTACAACGCCTACGCCCGCGCCACGTGGCAGGTGCTGCCCAAGCTAGGTGTGTACGGCGACGTGCAGGTGCGCCACATCACGTACAACATCAACGGCATCGAGGATGACCAGAACGACGTGACGACCCGCGCCCGCTACACGTTCTTCAATCCCAAAGCCGGTGCAACCTATGCGTTGGCCGAGGGGCAGCAGCTCTACGCCAGCTTCGCCGTGGGCCAGCGTGAGCCCATCCGCGCCGACTTTACCGACCGCCCCGCCGGCGACCAAACTGCCAAAGCCGAGCGCCTAAACGACTTCGAAGCCGGTTACCGCCTCAATAGGTCTGATGCAAACCTGCTAGGTCAGCGCACAGCGTTGCGTTTGGAGGCCAATTACTTCTACATGCACTATCGCAACCAGCTAGTAGCCACGGGCCAGCTCAACGACGTAGGCACGGCCCTGCGGACCAACGTGGCACGCAGCTACCGCACGGGCTTAGAGCTAACAGGCTCTGCTTCGGCCAATGACAAAATCAGCCTGAGCAGTACCATCACGGTGAGCCGTAACCGCATCCTAGGCTACCGCGACGTAACGTATGATGCTGATTATAATCCTGTAGTAGCGGAGGCCCGCACCTCTACTATTTCGTACTCGCCCTCGGTGGTTTCGGCGCACACGTTGGAAGGACAGCCGCTGAAAGGTTTGCGTGTGGCACTGCTTTACAAAACCGTTAGCCGCCAGTACCTCGACAATTCGGCCAACTATGGCCGCCGCATCATGCCCTACCAGGTAATGGATTTTCGGGTGCGCTACTCGATTCATCCCACGTTCGTGAAGGAGATTGAGCTAGGTCTGCTAGTGAATAACGTGCTGAATCGCAAGTACGTCGCTAACGGCTACACCTACAGCTACCTAGGTGCCAGCGGCGGCCTCGATACCTTCAACTGGTATTTCCCGCAAGCTACGCGCAACGTGCTGGCTTCCGTCGGTGTGAAGTTTTAA